One Sulfolobus sp. S-194 DNA segment encodes these proteins:
- a CDS encoding NAD(P)/FAD-dependent oxidoreductase: MNYDVIIIGAGHNGLVSANYLAKHGLKALVIEARNKPGGMADTADYRGLKYSRASYVLGLFPKRIEEELGIYFPVVDSPFADIFLTEDGEVLYLWRDEKKRVEEFRKHGEYKYEELDRLVFKLKRIVEEKFLFVTKPPSIDDFRRVVENTELEIFLEPTRKVLSEYLDSKFHEALAYAFMFNLPAYIMAYYFSLDWRIVKGGMGSVGKVLEENAKKLGVDFMYNTSVEEIIVKSGKAEGVVTNEGKVIQSKIILHAGSPVLLSKLTNDMIKVSHPNFVPGWRRWTLLLKEAPKVPDFMKNHLDSLFTLPFGEVTIPSAVDPSLGCHVITSMGGNIEEIKDFFKIKEESVIHIDLLTADKLEKEYLAPFGDMNHMPMTPEFMFDDRPVKGWGYKTPIKNLYITGSGTYPGGQVTGIPGRNAAMKILEDLIRENT, from the coding sequence ATGAACTATGATGTTATCATCATAGGTGCCGGGCATAACGGTTTAGTTTCGGCAAATTACTTAGCAAAACACGGTTTGAAAGCCCTAGTAATAGAAGCTAGGAATAAACCGGGCGGAATGGCTGATACTGCAGACTATAGAGGGTTAAAATATAGTAGAGCCTCGTATGTGTTAGGCTTATTCCCTAAAAGGATTGAAGAAGAATTAGGAATTTACTTTCCAGTTGTAGATTCCCCTTTTGCTGACATATTTCTAACAGAAGATGGTGAGGTATTATATCTTTGGAGGGATGAAAAGAAAAGGGTTGAAGAGTTCAGAAAACATGGAGAGTATAAATATGAAGAGTTAGATAGGTTAGTTTTCAAACTGAAGAGAATTGTTGAGGAAAAATTTCTTTTCGTTACTAAACCCCCTTCCATTGACGACTTCAGAAGAGTAGTTGAAAATACTGAATTAGAAATATTCCTTGAACCCACTAGAAAAGTTCTCTCTGAATATCTTGATAGTAAGTTTCATGAAGCTTTAGCTTATGCATTCATGTTTAATTTGCCAGCTTATATAATGGCTTACTATTTTAGTTTAGATTGGAGAATTGTCAAAGGCGGAATGGGAAGCGTAGGAAAAGTATTAGAAGAGAACGCTAAGAAATTAGGTGTAGATTTTATGTATAATACCAGCGTTGAAGAAATTATAGTAAAGAGTGGGAAAGCTGAAGGTGTAGTTACTAACGAGGGTAAAGTTATTCAAAGTAAAATAATACTTCATGCTGGAAGCCCTGTACTATTAAGTAAATTAACTAACGATATGATAAAGGTTTCTCATCCGAATTTTGTACCAGGGTGGAGAAGATGGACCCTATTACTAAAAGAAGCACCTAAAGTACCAGACTTTATGAAGAATCATCTCGACTCTCTCTTCACTTTACCTTTTGGAGAAGTTACTATTCCCTCAGCTGTTGATCCTTCGTTAGGATGCCATGTAATAACTAGTATGGGTGGTAATATTGAGGAAATTAAGGATTTCTTTAAGATAAAAGAAGAAAGCGTAATTCATATTGACCTATTGACAGCTGATAAACTTGAGAAGGAGTATTTAGCACCTTTTGGTGATATGAATCATATGCCAATGACTCCAGAATTTATGTTCGATGATAGACCAGTAAAGGGTTGGGGTTATAAAACTCCTATAAAGAACCTTTATATTACGGGCTCTGGTACTTATCCTGGTGGTCAAGTAACTGGAATTCCGGGTAGAAACGCTGCCATGAAAATTTTAGAGGATTTAATTCGGGAAAACACTTAA
- a CDS encoding MFS transporter: protein MEKSIHELVDKAKWTSIHSLMFASLAIGFFMWGVISSIAPIIYPSINNVFFLLTPTFVTIAGNLLLPFFSDRRLGRKTTFFITMTLYSLGTLLIALAALLSGLNVNNLAKFPYIALLVAGIVLGVLGVEGEVPVMLSYTAEMMPLDKRDAMLVLAPNFDNIGAMVAALIGYVTYSASNSFSIQLLALSVVAFIGVITAIIIRLLLPESVRWLVVKGNLARAEKEAEKIVRSTKDLKEQEVNKKLSLGARYIFLAVIGISQYLTYGLMAFVVADFYFSGATTSFIIFIANLGASIAGLIAGALVTKIKTRIFALFSYLGGALSMIPIILLTSNFNLIGFYILLFVNMLFSEFAWATRTIYEPTLMPNNLRAFMIGLIRLAPVTAYAISVYVLGSYLQGLSTYIWYNTALWVIGAIATVLWFFKGLDTNNVSLEKID from the coding sequence ATGGAGAAGAGTATTCATGAATTGGTAGATAAGGCTAAATGGACAAGTATTCACTCCTTAATGTTTGCTTCACTTGCTATAGGTTTCTTTATGTGGGGAGTTATATCATCAATAGCACCAATAATATATCCCTCAATAAACAATGTATTTTTCCTTCTAACACCAACATTTGTTACGATAGCTGGTAATCTACTATTACCCTTCTTCTCAGATAGAAGACTAGGGAGGAAAACTACATTTTTCATAACAATGACCTTATATTCCTTAGGTACACTACTTATCGCATTAGCTGCACTACTTTCTGGGTTAAATGTGAATAACTTAGCTAAATTTCCTTACATTGCCCTTTTAGTAGCTGGAATAGTTTTAGGTGTTTTAGGTGTTGAAGGAGAAGTACCAGTAATGTTATCTTACACTGCTGAGATGATGCCTTTAGATAAAAGAGACGCTATGTTGGTTTTGGCGCCAAACTTCGATAATATTGGCGCTATGGTTGCAGCTTTGATAGGTTATGTAACTTATAGTGCATCAAACTCTTTTTCGATACAACTTCTAGCCCTTTCAGTTGTTGCCTTTATAGGAGTAATTACTGCAATTATTATCAGACTGTTACTACCAGAATCTGTTAGATGGTTAGTAGTAAAAGGGAATTTGGCTAGGGCAGAAAAAGAAGCGGAGAAAATAGTAAGAAGTACTAAAGATCTGAAAGAGCAAGAGGTAAATAAGAAACTTAGCTTAGGTGCTAGATATATATTTTTAGCAGTAATTGGAATCTCACAATATCTAACTTATGGACTAATGGCTTTCGTTGTTGCAGACTTTTACTTTTCTGGTGCTACTACAAGTTTTATCATATTTATAGCAAATCTAGGTGCTAGTATAGCTGGGTTAATTGCTGGAGCATTAGTAACAAAAATTAAAACTAGAATTTTTGCCCTATTCTCTTATCTTGGAGGAGCATTAAGTATGATACCAATAATTCTACTAACTTCTAACTTTAATCTCATAGGCTTTTACATCTTACTCTTCGTTAATATGTTATTCAGTGAATTTGCGTGGGCAACTAGGACAATTTATGAACCTACTCTAATGCCAAACAATCTAAGGGCCTTTATGATAGGACTAATTAGACTAGCCCCAGTTACGGCCTACGCTATTTCAGTTTACGTATTAGGAAGTTATTTGCAAGGACTCTCTACATATATTTGGTATAATACGGCATTATGGGTTATAGGTGCGATAGCAACAGTACTCTGGTTCTTCAAAGGATTAGATACAAACAATGTTAGTTTAGAAAAAATAGATTAG
- a CDS encoding muconolactone Delta-isomerase family protein, whose amino-acid sequence MLFLLWFKVKQPENVSQKQLMEIWKREAEAALSAVKAGKIKGLYKVSGKREVVAIIDVNSHEELDEILETLPIMKELGHSVTVEVTPIHPYENFYELMKKLT is encoded by the coding sequence ATGTTATTTCTGCTTTGGTTTAAGGTTAAGCAACCAGAGAATGTATCTCAAAAGCAGTTAATGGAAATATGGAAAAGAGAAGCTGAAGCTGCGTTATCTGCAGTGAAAGCTGGTAAAATCAAGGGACTTTATAAGGTAAGCGGAAAGAGGGAAGTAGTTGCAATAATAGATGTAAACTCCCATGAAGAGTTAGATGAGATTTTAGAGACATTACCTATAATGAAGGAACTTGGGCATTCTGTTACTGTGGAAGTTACACCAATACATCCATATGAGAATTTCTATGAATTAATGAAGAAATTAACATAA
- a CDS encoding nucleotidyltransferase domain-containing protein, protein MKLEPYIEFVKEKMNILSNFPLISPEIYEAIKKALDEYNVKSEIYFFGSIIEGKFTVMSDIDVAILVDKVPEKRKEIVRRVFESLENKGLPWWLPLEIHFFTPSMFDAFKKGGANFTKAEDYIKKRRS, encoded by the coding sequence ATGAAACTAGAGCCATACATTGAATTTGTTAAGGAAAAGATGAATATCCTTTCTAATTTCCCCTTAATATCTCCAGAAATATATGAGGCTATTAAAAAGGCCCTTGATGAATATAATGTTAAATCTGAAATATACTTTTTCGGTTCGATAATAGAAGGAAAATTCACCGTAATGAGCGATATTGATGTTGCGATTTTGGTCGATAAAGTTCCAGAAAAGAGAAAAGAGATCGTTAGAAGAGTTTTTGAATCACTTGAAAATAAAGGATTACCTTGGTGGTTACCACTAGAAATTCACTTCTTTACTCCCTCAATGTTTGATGCATTTAAGAAAGGGGGTGCTAATTTCACTAAAGCTGAAGATTATATTAAAAAGAGAAGAAGTTAG
- a CDS encoding ATP-binding protein → MECYVIGPPQAGKTRFQDYLKDKCISIKEQILGYTKTTIPQTQGASLLDSLVRVFYALFPRIKGFLESEKKDLNKLTNFSKHELELIGDYLKQLKRVPKGMMDYLDELGENHAIIVYHIPWDVKENQNQDVNEVIKMITMYFNKEHGYSQIKWLGKEYIPPGLISEVIRRAREERCSNIKDCNAVREFVKSQAKAYHEILKILVGERDLEYEGVLGLSIIKSKDSVHEFLSNLIGTVILAVTPIIVSVIASAIVLTMFQMLAEERKEGITNKVIRLKENWEKLSETLKEIIAWKVAIQFGVDPKDVKDAINYITGLDIDKIKSSLKGLEKKIELIEQQLKDFKIYKLKDIEDGLLYANVKLVDNYLSIISETYDEVKVSIVETGKFDEYSKKLIEELRKGLVVIKGPKGVGKSTLAVYIIWNLLKDEYGGVIKVYDLADSNSKDKLENFLEVYKRNYLKYFGKLIILYDPLSTEVYKSPSVRANVSRVNDTVKQLIDLVNNLTEYNMSMLIVIPEDLYNTIDPNVKERLETNIVNVNLDDLAFLSEIIRSYAGKNVDKINSVEDLAREVAKYKDGYALIARLVGEWIRWKGDRIDFIVEQARKFSDKSALSFITSYVEDMLGLIARSDATKKKLLKAYGSIQELRIKYGVGMGEYWIPPELLSHMMQLVGINDDMIDFNYKWLALIHEDLIEEAIREVVVPDENSVRRLLSKLYERIIHGDENSEKLFKESCWHKFALILGSALTHQPLEKISKVFPRIDSDKTCDIDNYLLVNDRLTSFTTELMDKIITNGNISELFGNKYKDMINEIRTLLERWKDQEAELWERVYALGLSILIAKVSEKKKIEKEDAEITLRAASYATRVILRDAMKTLNLLKPLSKISPGSWIPFISYGVMILPVEQYPDLGEWEWKSLEELSKDIRDDWEIAHLIRAYAGLVKSYDDAVCKAFMLLDKIKDHSMKTIAMVYLYNYSIYYGLSPCNKGDWEKMLNDLKKDLEKISCNQINKEIKNFLRYISFSEPEKVCEQYLREANQSLIFDLAILQFNSGNFNKASRLLEEIVKSTNQQKDWSSYIPIKSYLIRSKVLRSKNLDELINSSKEFKDLLEESRKYFKPTGAYLNNESRVLAEYLVHLSITNNREEIERSMREYGWLFDYLPSTHYTWIKLFLNWLNIVKDMPSAKEILGVLDLDDTFKPALKKILNVSVESDNECNNSELSNYACSAVEGDIKGFEDLVSAVKRESDFVDKIANYNPKAFIQAISCKNIKCYLILVLNALVNDDYETVKAITETVGLRFSGTIVELFRELGEAIDKKNEAEIKLGLAKLYYLHM, encoded by the coding sequence GTGGAGTGTTACGTTATAGGCCCACCGCAAGCTGGGAAAACTCGGTTCCAAGACTACTTAAAGGATAAGTGTATCAGCATTAAAGAGCAAATACTAGGATATACGAAAACTACTATACCACAAACTCAAGGAGCAAGCTTATTAGACTCGCTAGTCAGAGTATTTTATGCCCTATTTCCCCGAATTAAAGGCTTTCTTGAGAGTGAGAAAAAGGACCTAAATAAACTCACAAATTTCAGCAAGCACGAACTAGAACTAATAGGAGATTACCTTAAGCAACTGAAAAGAGTTCCGAAGGGTATGATGGATTACCTTGACGAATTGGGAGAAAACCACGCCATAATAGTCTACCACATACCTTGGGATGTAAAAGAAAACCAAAACCAAGACGTTAACGAAGTCATAAAGATGATTACGATGTACTTCAACAAAGAACACGGATATTCACAGATTAAGTGGTTAGGCAAGGAATACATTCCACCTGGACTGATAAGTGAGGTAATTAGAAGGGCTAGGGAGGAGCGTTGTAGTAATATTAAGGATTGCAACGCTGTAAGGGAGTTCGTCAAAAGCCAAGCCAAAGCCTATCATGAGATCCTAAAAATATTGGTGGGTGAGAGGGATCTGGAATATGAGGGCGTATTGGGCTTAAGTATCATTAAGTCCAAAGATTCGGTTCATGAGTTTTTAAGTAATTTGATAGGGACGGTAATTCTGGCAGTTACGCCGATTATAGTCTCCGTAATCGCATCAGCTATAGTCTTAACAATGTTCCAGATGCTAGCAGAGGAGCGTAAGGAAGGAATTACGAACAAAGTTATAAGGTTGAAGGAGAATTGGGAAAAGTTAAGTGAAACACTGAAGGAGATAATAGCATGGAAGGTTGCTATACAGTTCGGTGTGGATCCCAAGGACGTTAAGGATGCGATCAATTACATAACGGGCTTAGACATTGATAAGATTAAGAGTTCACTCAAAGGACTTGAGAAAAAAATTGAGCTCATCGAACAACAGCTTAAGGACTTTAAGATTTATAAGCTTAAAGATATAGAAGATGGTTTATTATACGCTAACGTTAAGCTAGTTGATAATTATCTAAGTATAATCTCAGAGACTTACGATGAGGTAAAGGTTAGTATCGTGGAAACCGGGAAATTTGATGAGTATTCAAAGAAGTTAATCGAGGAGTTAAGAAAGGGTTTAGTAGTAATTAAGGGTCCTAAGGGTGTAGGTAAGTCCACTTTAGCGGTTTATATAATTTGGAACTTGTTAAAGGACGAGTACGGCGGTGTTATCAAGGTATACGATCTCGCTGACAGTAACTCCAAAGATAAACTCGAAAACTTTCTGGAAGTATACAAAAGGAATTATCTCAAATATTTCGGCAAACTTATTATACTCTATGATCCTTTATCCACAGAAGTCTATAAATCACCTAGCGTCAGGGCTAATGTAAGCAGAGTTAATGATACTGTTAAACAGCTAATCGATCTTGTAAATAATTTAACCGAGTATAACATGTCAATGCTCATTGTAATACCAGAAGATTTGTACAACACGATAGATCCGAACGTTAAGGAGAGGCTAGAGACTAATATAGTCAATGTTAATTTAGACGACCTGGCTTTCCTCTCGGAAATAATTAGAAGTTACGCGGGGAAAAACGTGGACAAAATAAATAGCGTGGAGGACTTAGCGAGGGAGGTGGCTAAGTACAAAGATGGATATGCTCTGATAGCCAGGCTAGTGGGAGAATGGATAAGATGGAAGGGAGATAGGATAGACTTTATAGTAGAACAAGCTAGGAAATTCAGTGATAAGAGTGCCTTAAGCTTCATCACTAGTTACGTCGAAGATATGTTAGGTTTAATAGCTAGGAGTGACGCTACCAAGAAGAAATTACTAAAAGCCTATGGATCTATTCAAGAACTCAGAATAAAGTATGGTGTAGGTATGGGAGAATACTGGATTCCACCAGAGCTATTAAGTCACATGATGCAGTTAGTGGGAATTAATGATGATATGATAGACTTTAACTATAAATGGTTAGCGTTAATTCATGAGGATCTAATAGAAGAAGCTATAAGAGAAGTAGTAGTGCCAGATGAGAATAGTGTAAGAAGATTATTATCTAAACTATATGAGAGGATTATACACGGGGATGAAAACAGTGAAAAGTTATTTAAAGAGAGTTGCTGGCACAAATTTGCTTTAATATTGGGTAGTGCTCTGACACACCAACCATTAGAAAAGATTAGTAAGGTTTTTCCCAGAATCGACTCTGATAAGACTTGCGATATAGATAACTATCTACTAGTAAATGATAGGCTTACAAGCTTTACGACAGAACTAATGGACAAAATAATCACTAATGGAAATATCTCTGAGTTATTCGGCAATAAGTATAAAGACATGATCAATGAAATCAGAACACTCCTTGAACGATGGAAGGATCAAGAGGCTGAACTTTGGGAGAGAGTGTACGCCCTTGGCCTTTCAATTCTTATAGCTAAGGTTTCTGAAAAGAAGAAAATAGAGAAGGAGGATGCTGAAATCACGTTAAGGGCTGCTTCCTATGCCACGAGAGTAATACTTAGAGATGCTATGAAGACTCTAAATCTCTTAAAGCCTTTAAGTAAAATATCACCGGGATCATGGATTCCTTTCATAAGTTATGGTGTGATGATTCTTCCCGTGGAGCAATACCCCGATCTAGGCGAGTGGGAGTGGAAAAGTTTAGAGGAATTGAGCAAAGATATCAGAGATGACTGGGAAATAGCGCACTTAATTCGTGCATATGCGGGACTAGTTAAATCATATGACGACGCTGTGTGTAAGGCCTTTATGCTGCTAGATAAGATCAAAGATCATAGTATGAAGACTATAGCGATGGTTTACCTATACAACTACTCCATTTATTATGGTCTTTCACCGTGCAATAAAGGAGATTGGGAAAAGATGCTTAACGATCTAAAAAAGGACTTAGAGAAGATAAGCTGTAATCAAATAAATAAAGAAATTAAGAATTTTCTAAGATATATATCTTTTTCAGAACCCGAAAAAGTTTGTGAACAATACTTGAGGGAAGCTAATCAATCTTTAATCTTCGACTTAGCTATTCTACAATTTAACTCGGGTAATTTCAATAAAGCCAGTAGACTCTTAGAGGAAATAGTGAAATCTACTAATCAACAAAAGGATTGGAGTAGTTACATACCAATTAAATCTTATCTTATTCGGTCAAAAGTATTGAGATCTAAGAACTTAGATGAGTTAATTAATTCCTCAAAAGAGTTCAAGGATTTATTAGAAGAATCGCGGAAATATTTTAAGCCAACTGGTGCATATTTGAATAATGAATCACGCGTTTTAGCAGAGTACTTGGTTCATTTAAGCATTACAAATAATAGGGAGGAGATTGAGAGGTCAATGAGAGAATATGGTTGGTTATTTGACTACTTACCATCTACTCATTATACTTGGATCAAACTTTTTCTAAACTGGTTAAACATTGTTAAGGACATGCCCAGTGCTAAAGAAATATTAGGGGTTTTGGATCTAGATGATACCTTTAAGCCAGCATTAAAGAAAATATTAAATGTTAGTGTTGAGTCTGATAACGAATGTAATAATTCTGAGCTCAGTAACTATGCATGTTCTGCTGTTGAGGGGGATATAAAAGGATTTGAAGATTTAGTAAGTGCAGTTAAACGAGAATCTGATTTTGTAGATAAAATCGCAAATTACAATCCTAAGGCGTTTATACAAGCCATTTCGTGTAAAAATATCAAGTGTTACTTAATATTAGTGTTAAATGCCTTGGTTAATGACGATTATGAAACTGTTAAGGCAATTACAGAGACTGTAGGGTTAAGATTTAGCGGTACAATTGTTGAACTTTTTAGAGAACTGGGTGAGGCTATTGATAAGAAGAATGAGGCGGAGATTAAATTAGGTCTGGCTAAACTTTATTACCTTCATATGTGA